One Aegilops tauschii subsp. strangulata cultivar AL8/78 chromosome 7, Aet v6.0, whole genome shotgun sequence genomic window carries:
- the LOC109734942 gene encoding uncharacterized protein, whose protein sequence is MGRRSRWCVRTLRASYRASPCHPHKISRCLPVPLPSRPLALSVSRLPQPHRMAGSGGSPDADDPNCGGAGAEPSRTPQESDDRYSAPASPLSTRPSGQPPGTSVVANEGSASSSATGSDEDDVPTDRYKNPAAASFLLGPSSSTMGASSSSSSDSWIGSDRTCGGASTSSSLDASNYRDLYRDPPSEWMYNQILEAPFWSHEACDAARASWRNEYEACDDFSMVLQTSQNGCKKILQKEPLSSLPHEFENEIMKDKAKKLSANYSEYRKVPGDGSCFYRSFIYSYLEQLVKVSHEEELRLLGALETMWEKFQRLRLPGSYSDLRDAFVGFILECMEQKQKLSVSAYQEWLFQESQNEQKFANMLLYLRLVTAIEICTEVEQFKAFIADLDQGKPDATKYCLEEVLPVEEDAQQVNLTALTNVLQVPLRVVNIDVSPIEEPNIHIIYESPDSSVPTVTLLYRPGHYDIIYEKS, encoded by the exons ATGGGCCGGCGCAGCCGTTGGTGCGTTCGGACGCTGAGAGCGTCATATAGGGCCTCCCCTTGCCACCCTCACAAAATCTCGCGCTGTCTTCCCGTTCCCCTACCTTCCCGTCCCCTTGCCCTTTCCGTTTCCCGCCTCCCCCAACCGCATAGAATGGCCGGCTCCGGCGGCTCTCCCGACGCCGACGATCCCAATTGCGGCGGAGCTGGGGCTGAGCCCTCCAGGACTCCTCAAGAATCCGACGACCGCTACTCCGCGCCCGCCTCCCCTCTCAGCACTCGCCCGTCCGGTCAACCCCCGGGGACCTCGGTCGTCGCCAACGAGGGCTCCGCCTCGTCCTCCGCCACGGGATCTGATGAAGACGATGTGCCCACAGACAGGTACAAGAACCCCGCCGCCGCTTCCTTCCTCTTGGGACCGTCGAGCAGCACCATGGgagcgtcctcctcctcctcctcggacaGCTGGATCGGCAGCGACCGTACGTGCGGCGGCGCCTCGACCTCCAGCTCTCTGGACGCCTCCAACTACAGGGATCTCTACAGGGATCCACCCTCTGAGTGGATGTATAATCAG ATTCTGGAAGCTCCTTTTTGGAGTCACGAGGCATGTGATGCTGCGAGGGCTTCTTGGAGAAACGAGTACGAGGCTTGTGATGAT TTTTCTATGGTTTTGCAGACATCACAAAATGGCTGCAAAAAAATTCTTCAAAAG GAACCTTTATCATCTCTACCGCATGAGTTTGAAAACGAAATTATGAAAGATAAGGCAAAA AAGCTTTCGGCTAATTACTCTGAATATCGGAAAGTACCTGGAGACGGGAGTTGCTTTTACAGATCGTTCATATACTCATACCTG GAGCAGCTTGTGAAAGTATCTCATGAGGAGGAGCTACGTTTACTTGGTGCACTTGAAACTATGTGGGAGAAGTTCCAAAGGCTTCGTTTGCCCGGTTCATATTCAGATCTTCGTGAT GCTTTTGTGGGCTTTATACTGGAATGTAtggaacaaaaacaaaaactgtCAGTAAG TGCCTATCAGGAGTGGCTTTTCCAGGAGAGCCAAAATGAGCAGAAGTTTGCGAACA TGCTTTTGTATCTTCGACTTGTGACAGCTATTGAGATATGCACTGAGGTTGAACAGTTTAAGGCATTCATAGCCGACCTTGATCAAGGAAAGCCCGATGCAACAAAG TACTGCCTGGAGGAGGTTCTCCCAGTGGAGGAAGATGCACAACAAGTGAATCTCACTGCGCTCACCAATGTCCTACAGGTGCCACTTCGAGTTGTTAACATTGACGTTTCACCGATTGAGGAGCCTAACATCCACATCATCTACGAGTCACCAGATTCCTCGGTTCCTACTGTGACACTACTTTATAGACCAGGGCATTATGATATCATCTACGAGAAGTCATAG